Proteins from a genomic interval of Amycolatopsis sp. cg13:
- a CDS encoding phosphoribosyltransferase encodes MKPFRNRADAGIQLAAALVWREWTDPVVFGLARGGLPVAAPVARELDAPLELLVVRKIGAPGRPELGLGAVAADGPPFFDRAGLRALGLTTDDVAHLVAHARTEARDQVRRYLSGRAPRSPAGRDVVVVDDGVATGGTAMAALRALRSYAPLRLVFAAPVGAPSALDKLAREADEVVCLQEPQEFRAVGEFYADFSPTSDDEVLALVPK; translated from the coding sequence GTGAAGCCGTTCCGAAACCGCGCCGACGCAGGCATCCAGCTCGCCGCCGCACTGGTCTGGCGGGAGTGGACCGACCCGGTCGTCTTCGGGCTCGCCCGCGGCGGGCTGCCGGTCGCCGCCCCGGTTGCCCGTGAACTGGACGCGCCGCTCGAACTCCTGGTCGTCCGCAAGATCGGCGCACCAGGACGGCCGGAGCTCGGCCTCGGCGCCGTCGCGGCGGACGGTCCGCCGTTCTTCGACCGCGCCGGGCTTCGCGCGCTCGGGCTGACGACCGACGACGTCGCCCACCTCGTCGCCCACGCCCGCACCGAAGCCCGCGACCAGGTCCGCCGCTACCTCAGCGGCCGAGCCCCGCGCTCACCGGCCGGACGCGACGTGGTGGTGGTCGACGACGGCGTAGCCACCGGCGGGACCGCGATGGCCGCGCTGCGGGCCCTCCGCTCGTACGCCCCGCTGCGGCTGGTCTTCGCCGCACCGGTCGGCGCGCCGTCCGCATTGGACAAGCTGGCTCGCGAGGCGGATGAGGTGGTGTGCCTGCAGGAGCCGCAGGAGTTTCGCGCGGTAGGAGAGTTCTATGCGGACTTCAGCCCGACCAGCGACGACGAGGTCCTCGCCCTGGTGCCCAAGTAG
- a CDS encoding anion permease yields MDGTAALVAVVALTIFFDYTNGFHDAANAIASAVSTRALPLRTALVLAAVMNLAGALLSTGIAATVAQGIIDVPAGPGALTVVLAALVGAIAWNLVTWYFGLPSSSSHSLIGGMVGAALAAASTVHWTGIVEKVLVPMVASPLLGLLLGYAAMVAVLWLLRRANPHRSGRVFRRLQIVSASALALGHGLQDAQKGMGVLVLALIAAGKQNTFSVPLWVTLVCAGALSLGTCSGGLRIMRTLGRRVFPLDPPHGFVAESVGASVLYLTAFAVKAPISTTHVITAAVMGVGATRRLSAVRWGIARDIVLGWVLTFPAAAGVAALAFWLLSTFS; encoded by the coding sequence GTGGACGGCACCGCCGCGCTGGTCGCGGTCGTGGCGCTGACGATTTTCTTCGACTACACCAACGGTTTCCACGACGCGGCCAACGCCATCGCCAGCGCGGTGTCCACGCGGGCGCTCCCGCTGCGCACCGCGCTCGTGCTGGCGGCGGTGATGAACCTGGCCGGAGCGCTGCTGTCGACCGGGATCGCCGCGACTGTCGCTCAAGGAATCATCGACGTCCCGGCCGGCCCCGGCGCGCTGACCGTGGTGCTCGCCGCGCTGGTCGGGGCGATCGCGTGGAACCTGGTGACCTGGTATTTCGGGCTGCCGTCCTCGTCGTCGCATTCGCTGATCGGCGGCATGGTCGGGGCCGCGCTGGCCGCGGCGAGCACGGTGCACTGGACCGGCATCGTGGAGAAGGTGCTGGTGCCGATGGTCGCTTCGCCGCTGCTGGGGCTGCTGCTCGGCTACGCGGCGATGGTGGCGGTGCTGTGGCTGCTGCGCCGGGCGAATCCGCACCGCAGCGGCCGGGTGTTCCGGCGGCTGCAGATCGTGTCGGCCTCGGCGCTGGCGCTCGGGCACGGGTTGCAGGACGCGCAGAAGGGGATGGGCGTGCTCGTCCTGGCGCTGATCGCGGCGGGGAAGCAGAACACGTTTTCGGTGCCCCTGTGGGTGACGCTGGTGTGCGCCGGGGCGCTGTCGCTCGGGACTTGCTCGGGCGGCCTGCGGATCATGCGGACGCTTGGCCGCCGGGTGTTTCCGCTCGATCCGCCGCACGGGTTTGTCGCGGAATCGGTGGGGGCTTCGGTGTTGTACTTGACTGCTTTCGCGGTGAAGGCCCCGATTTCGACCACGCACGTGATCACCGCGGCAGTGATGGGCGTCGGCGCGACGCGGCGGCTTTCGGCGGTGCGGTGGGGGATCGCGCGGGACATTGTGCTGGGGTGGGTGCTGACGTTCCCGGCCGCGGCTGGGGTGGCGGCGCTGGCGTTTTGGCTGTTGTCGACGTTCAGCTGA
- a CDS encoding DUF47 domain-containing protein, which yields MRIKPRGSQFFQLLADAAANLVTATALLRDLTEAAPGEREAIAARLHEVEHAGDDLTHTIMVELNSTFVTPFDREDIQALAARIDDVLDFLDTAADLAVLYRLEEFPPGTKGMLRVLCRAAELTAEAMPGLAKVGELSPYWIEINALENEADHTYRRMLADLFQPGADALEVLKAKEVVEQFELAADGFEHVADVVQTIAVKES from the coding sequence ATGCGCATAAAACCTCGCGGAAGCCAGTTCTTCCAGCTGCTCGCGGACGCGGCGGCCAACCTCGTCACCGCCACCGCGCTGCTGCGCGATCTCACCGAGGCCGCACCTGGAGAGCGGGAGGCGATCGCGGCCCGGCTGCACGAGGTCGAACACGCCGGCGACGACCTGACGCACACCATCATGGTCGAGCTGAACAGCACGTTCGTCACGCCGTTCGACCGCGAGGACATCCAAGCGCTGGCCGCGCGGATCGACGACGTCCTGGACTTCTTGGACACCGCCGCCGACCTCGCCGTGCTGTACCGGCTCGAGGAGTTTCCGCCGGGCACCAAGGGGATGCTGCGCGTGCTGTGCCGCGCCGCCGAGCTGACCGCGGAAGCGATGCCGGGGCTGGCGAAGGTCGGCGAGCTGTCGCCGTACTGGATCGAGATCAACGCACTCGAGAACGAGGCGGACCACACCTACCGGCGGATGCTCGCCGACCTCTTCCAGCCCGGCGCGGACGCGCTCGAAGTGCTCAAGGCGAAGGAAGTCGTCGAACAGTTCGAACTGGCGGCCGACGGATTCGAGCACGTCGCGGACGTGGTGCAGACGATCGCGGTCAAGGAGTCCTGA
- a CDS encoding Ku protein has translation MRPVWQGSLSFGLVNVPVRMYKAVEDHAVHFTQFQRGTQDRIRYRRVNERTGDEVRYDDIVRGREVGDDEYVLVEQEELDEIAPGRSRSLEVESFVDLEEVDPVYFDRAYWLAPAKEDGQRPYVLLLDALARRDKAAVAKFVFHGREHLALARAGDGVIVLNTLHYAAEVRSAEDVPQLPAKAKTNQKELDLAVKLIDAMSEPWRPEEFHDTYRERVEELIEAKKAGNTVTPAEEPEQPTKVVDLMEALANSVRGSRRPRTPDLSELSKTELQKLAKERDVKGRSKMSRADLEAALKAS, from the coding sequence ATGCGTCCGGTCTGGCAGGGTTCGCTGTCGTTCGGGCTGGTGAACGTCCCGGTGCGGATGTACAAGGCGGTCGAGGACCACGCGGTGCACTTCACGCAGTTCCAGCGCGGGACCCAGGACCGCATCCGCTACCGGCGGGTGAACGAGCGGACCGGCGACGAGGTGCGCTACGACGACATCGTGCGCGGCCGGGAGGTCGGCGACGACGAGTACGTGCTGGTCGAGCAGGAGGAACTGGACGAGATCGCCCCGGGCCGGTCGCGCTCGCTCGAGGTGGAAAGCTTCGTGGACCTGGAAGAGGTCGACCCGGTGTACTTCGACCGCGCCTACTGGCTCGCGCCCGCCAAGGAGGACGGTCAGCGTCCGTACGTGCTGCTGCTGGACGCGCTGGCCCGCCGGGACAAAGCCGCCGTCGCGAAGTTCGTCTTCCACGGCCGCGAACACCTCGCGCTCGCCCGCGCGGGCGACGGCGTCATCGTGCTCAACACGCTGCATTACGCCGCCGAGGTGCGCAGCGCGGAAGACGTGCCGCAGCTGCCCGCCAAGGCCAAGACCAACCAGAAGGAGCTGGACCTCGCGGTCAAGCTGATCGACGCGATGTCCGAGCCGTGGCGGCCCGAGGAGTTCCATGACACCTACCGCGAGCGGGTGGAGGAGCTGATCGAGGCGAAGAAGGCGGGGAACACCGTGACGCCCGCGGAGGAGCCGGAGCAGCCGACGAAGGTGGTCGACCTGATGGAGGCGCTGGCCAACAGCGTGCGCGGCAGCCGTCGGCCGCGGACTCCGGATCTGTCGGAGCTGTCCAAGACGGAGCTGCAGAAGCTGGCGAAGGAACGCGACGTCAAGGGCCGGTCGAAGATGTCCCGGGCCGACCTCGAAGCCGCACTGAAGGCTTCCTGA
- a CDS encoding aconitate hydratase, which yields MGREQTLAGRLLAEHLVAGRLEPGTEIGLRVDQTLTQDATGTLVMQELEALGLDRARTELSVQYVDHNLLQADEKNAEDHAYLRSACRRFGLWFSKAGNGVSHPTHMERFGVPGKSLAGSDSHTCAAGALGMLAVGVGGLEVALAIAGEPLYLRMPEIWGVRLENELPPWVSAKDIVLEMLRRHGVSGGRHRIIEYHGPGLACLSAMDRHVIANMGAEMGATATVFPADEAIRAFLRAEGREHDFQDLRAGRDASYDIEDEIDLSTVEPLVAKPSSPGNVVPVREASGTPVGQVVIGSSANPGFRDFAVAAATVRGRQTADSVSFDVNPTSRQILVELARSGHLTDLVAAGARVHQAGCLGCIGMGQAPAPGTNSLRTFPRNFPGRSGTADDSVWLCSPETAAVSALTGVLTDPRDYAAVHHLAHPRVSGPARSAADPRVFTAPLPEDEALREELVKGPNVAGLPDFEPLPDEVEGPVLLKAGDDVSTDEISPAGARALPYRSNVPKLAEFTFTRIDEDYPKRAADSPEHFVVAGENYGQGSSREHAAITARYLGLRVVLARSFARIHWQNLVNFGVLPLEFADPEDSEKIQRDDVLCVSGLHRLAETAEFTVRNQTRGEEYRAKHQLSPRQADVLLAGGRIPQLARALH from the coding sequence GTGGGACGCGAACAGACACTCGCCGGGCGGCTGCTGGCCGAGCACCTGGTCGCCGGCCGGCTCGAACCAGGGACCGAAATCGGCCTGCGGGTCGATCAGACGCTGACCCAGGACGCCACGGGCACGCTCGTGATGCAGGAGCTGGAGGCGCTCGGGCTCGACCGCGCGCGGACCGAGCTGAGCGTCCAGTACGTCGACCACAACCTGCTGCAGGCGGACGAGAAGAACGCCGAGGACCACGCTTACCTGCGCTCGGCCTGCCGCCGGTTCGGGCTGTGGTTCTCCAAAGCGGGCAACGGGGTTTCGCATCCGACGCACATGGAGCGCTTCGGCGTGCCCGGCAAGAGCCTCGCCGGGTCCGATTCGCACACCTGCGCGGCCGGGGCGCTGGGCATGCTCGCGGTGGGCGTCGGCGGCCTCGAGGTGGCGCTGGCCATCGCCGGGGAGCCGCTCTACCTGCGGATGCCGGAGATCTGGGGCGTCCGGCTGGAGAACGAGCTGCCGCCGTGGGTGTCGGCGAAGGACATCGTGCTGGAGATGCTGCGGCGGCACGGCGTGAGCGGCGGGCGGCACCGGATCATCGAATACCACGGGCCGGGGCTGGCGTGCCTGAGCGCGATGGACCGGCACGTGATCGCGAACATGGGCGCCGAAATGGGCGCGACCGCGACGGTGTTCCCCGCCGACGAGGCGATCCGCGCGTTCCTCCGGGCGGAGGGTCGCGAACACGACTTCCAGGACCTGCGCGCCGGACGCGACGCCTCCTACGACATCGAAGACGAGATCGATCTGTCCACTGTGGAGCCACTGGTGGCGAAACCGTCTTCGCCCGGCAACGTGGTGCCGGTGCGGGAGGCGTCGGGCACGCCGGTGGGGCAGGTCGTGATCGGTTCCTCGGCCAACCCCGGGTTCAGGGACTTCGCTGTCGCCGCGGCCACCGTCCGGGGCAGGCAGACGGCCGATTCGGTGAGCTTCGACGTCAACCCGACCTCGCGGCAGATCCTCGTCGAACTGGCGCGCAGCGGACACCTCACCGACCTCGTCGCGGCCGGGGCCCGGGTGCACCAGGCGGGCTGCCTCGGCTGCATCGGAATGGGTCAGGCGCCCGCGCCCGGCACGAACTCGCTGCGCACGTTCCCGCGGAACTTCCCCGGCCGGTCCGGCACCGCGGACGATTCGGTCTGGCTGTGCTCGCCGGAAACCGCCGCGGTGTCGGCGCTGACCGGCGTGCTGACCGATCCGCGCGACTACGCCGCCGTCCATCACCTCGCCCACCCGCGGGTTTCCGGACCGGCCCGTTCGGCCGCCGACCCGCGCGTCTTCACCGCCCCGCTGCCCGAGGACGAGGCCCTGCGGGAGGAGCTGGTGAAGGGCCCGAACGTCGCCGGGCTCCCGGACTTCGAGCCGCTTCCGGACGAGGTCGAGGGCCCGGTGCTGCTGAAGGCCGGAGACGACGTGTCCACCGACGAAATCTCGCCCGCCGGGGCGCGTGCGCTGCCGTACCGCTCGAACGTCCCGAAGCTGGCCGAGTTCACGTTCACCCGGATTGACGAGGACTATCCGAAGCGCGCGGCCGACAGCCCGGAGCATTTCGTGGTGGCTGGGGAGAACTACGGGCAGGGTTCGTCGCGGGAGCACGCCGCGATCACGGCTCGGTACCTGGGCCTGCGCGTGGTGCTGGCGCGGTCGTTCGCCCGGATCCACTGGCAGAACCTGGTGAACTTCGGGGTGCTGCCGTTGGAGTTTGCAGATCCGGAGGACAGCGAGAAGATCCAGCGCGACGACGTGCTGTGCGTGTCCGGGCTGCATCGGCTGGCCGAGACGGCGGAGTTCACCGTGCGCAACCAGACGCGGGGCGAGGAGTACCGGGCGAAGCATCAGCTGTCGCCGCGCCAGGCGGATGTGCTGCTGGCTGGCGGGCGAATCCCGCAACTGGCCCGCGCCCTGCACTGA
- a CDS encoding plasmid stabilization protein, which produces MPEQAWSSKRERQYQHIEESQEERGASKKRAKEIAARTVNKNRAQSGESDRASKTSVRDKSPQQRGGHRSGKRLGPGGPTRDQLYNEAKQRNIHGRSTMTKKELAKALGRD; this is translated from the coding sequence ATGCCGGAGCAGGCTTGGAGTTCGAAACGCGAACGGCAGTACCAGCACATCGAGGAGTCGCAGGAAGAGCGGGGCGCGAGCAAGAAGCGCGCGAAGGAGATCGCCGCGCGCACGGTGAACAAGAACCGGGCGCAGTCGGGCGAATCGGACCGCGCGAGCAAGACCTCGGTGCGCGACAAATCGCCGCAGCAGCGCGGCGGGCACCGCTCCGGCAAGCGGCTCGGGCCCGGCGGTCCGACGCGCGACCAGCTCTACAACGAGGCCAAGCAGCGCAATATCCACGGCCGGTCCACGATGACGAAGAAGGAACTGGCGAAGGCGCTGGGCCGGGACTGA
- a CDS encoding glycoside hydrolase family 15 protein produces the protein MNQRPIEDYALLGDLHTAALVSREGSIDWLCLPRFDSPACFAALLHDERAGARRLGPADGGPATRRGYVGESLVLASEWESAEGAVRVLDFMPPRDGAADVVRIVEGLRGRVAMRTCLRPRFDYGSVRPWVRHVDGRFDAVAGPDAVRLTTPVEVSAEGLAEFTVAEGERVPFVLTYHASYEKRPDPADAEKALAHTERFWADWISRCQYDGRWPAAVRRALITLKALTYEPTGGILAAPTTSLPEKLGGERNWDYRYCWLRDATFTLQALVGTGYPDEARAWREWLVRAAAGDPAELQVLYGLDGSRRVPESTLDWLEGYENSTPVRIGNAAAGQVQLDVWGEALDGLHLVREAGLPVTHPAWDLQRGLLDFLEGHWEEPDRSLWEVRGEPRHFVHSKVMAWAGVDRAVRTVERHRLDGPVDRWRALREHIHEEVCREGFDAERNTFTQFYGSHGLDAALLLIPRVGFLPGTDSRVRGTVDAVRKELSRDGFVHRYDPDADNGLGELRGGEGAFLPCSFWLADALHGTGRTEEAIEVFEQMLAVRNDVGLLSEEYDIKAGRQLGNMPQAFSMVGLVNTARHLDGAETTTNATGRQQGLRRDV, from the coding sequence ATGAACCAGCGCCCGATCGAGGATTACGCCCTGCTCGGCGACCTGCACACCGCGGCGCTGGTGTCGCGGGAAGGGTCGATCGACTGGCTGTGCCTTCCCCGGTTCGATTCCCCCGCGTGCTTCGCCGCGCTTCTGCACGACGAGCGCGCGGGGGCACGGCGGCTCGGGCCCGCGGACGGCGGACCGGCGACTCGCCGAGGTTACGTCGGCGAGTCCCTCGTCCTGGCCAGCGAATGGGAGTCGGCCGAGGGTGCCGTCCGCGTGCTCGACTTCATGCCGCCCCGGGATGGGGCCGCGGACGTCGTCCGGATCGTGGAAGGGCTTCGCGGCCGGGTCGCGATGCGGACGTGCTTGCGGCCTCGGTTCGACTACGGATCGGTCCGGCCGTGGGTTCGCCACGTCGACGGGCGATTCGACGCGGTCGCGGGTCCGGACGCGGTTCGGCTGACCACGCCGGTCGAAGTGTCCGCCGAGGGCTTGGCCGAGTTCACCGTCGCCGAGGGCGAGCGCGTGCCGTTCGTGCTGACCTACCACGCGTCGTACGAGAAACGTCCCGATCCGGCGGACGCCGAGAAAGCCCTCGCGCATACCGAACGCTTCTGGGCGGACTGGATCAGCCGCTGCCAGTACGACGGCCGGTGGCCCGCCGCGGTACGCCGCGCGCTGATCACGTTGAAAGCGCTGACCTACGAGCCGACCGGCGGCATTCTCGCCGCGCCGACGACGTCGCTGCCGGAGAAACTCGGCGGCGAACGCAACTGGGACTACCGCTACTGCTGGCTGCGCGACGCCACCTTCACCCTGCAGGCCCTCGTGGGCACCGGCTATCCCGACGAGGCACGGGCATGGCGCGAATGGCTGGTCCGCGCGGCGGCCGGAGATCCGGCCGAACTTCAGGTCCTTTATGGACTCGACGGTTCCCGCCGAGTTCCGGAGTCCACTCTGGACTGGCTGGAAGGCTACGAGAATTCGACCCCGGTGCGGATCGGGAACGCCGCAGCGGGACAGGTTCAGCTCGACGTGTGGGGCGAGGCGCTCGACGGCCTGCACTTGGTCCGCGAAGCCGGGCTGCCGGTGACACATCCGGCGTGGGACCTGCAGCGCGGGCTGCTCGATTTCCTCGAAGGCCATTGGGAAGAGCCCGATCGCAGCCTTTGGGAAGTACGCGGCGAACCGCGACATTTCGTGCACTCCAAGGTAATGGCGTGGGCCGGCGTCGATCGCGCTGTCCGAACGGTGGAACGCCATCGGCTCGACGGACCGGTCGACCGTTGGCGCGCGCTGCGCGAACACATTCACGAGGAAGTCTGCCGCGAGGGTTTTGACGCCGAGCGCAACACTTTCACCCAGTTCTACGGCTCCCACGGCCTCGACGCGGCACTGCTGCTCATCCCCCGCGTCGGCTTCCTTCCCGGAACCGATTCCCGCGTGCGCGGTACCGTCGACGCGGTACGGAAAGAGCTGTCCCGAGACGGTTTTGTGCATCGGTACGACCCGGACGCCGACAACGGCCTCGGCGAATTGCGCGGCGGCGAAGGCGCGTTTCTGCCGTGCAGCTTCTGGCTCGCCGACGCCTTGCACGGCACCGGCCGCACCGAGGAAGCCATTGAGGTTTTCGAGCAGATGCTGGCTGTCCGCAACGATGTCGGGCTGCTGAGCGAGGAGTACGACATCAAGGCCGGACGGCAGCTCGGCAACATGCCGCAGGCCTTCAGCATGGTCGGGCTCGTCAACACCGCACGGCACCTCGACGGCGCGGAAACCACCACCAACGCCACCGGACGCCAGCAAGGGCTGCGACGCGACGTGTAA
- a CDS encoding thiamine pyrophosphate-requiring protein translates to MTETVGDYLLSRLRDWGVEQVFAYPGDGINGLVASFGKADNQPRFVQARHEEMAAFSAVGYAKFSGAVGVCMATSGPGAIHLLNGLYDAKLDHVPVVAIVGQTARTAMGGSYQQEVELQALYRDVANEYCIEVNVAEQLPNALDRAFRVAQASRTPTALIIPADLQEEPYEPPQHAFKQMPSSPPGTAWPNPVPPEPALSEAADVLNAGKKVAILVGQGARRAAEEVREVADLTGAGVAKALLGKDVLADDLPYVTGAIGLLGTRPSYEMMRDCDTLLIVGSNFPYSQFLPEYGQARAVQIDIDGRFIGMRYPTEVNLVGDAAATLRALLPKLHRAENRSWREKIEKNVADWWTTMDQQAEVDAKPVNPMRIVHELSKQIPGNAMVTADSGSSTNWYARNLRIRDGIRATLSGTLATMGPGVPYAIGAKFAHPDRPAIALVGDGAMQMNGLAELITIARYQGLWTDPRCIICVFHNNDLNQVTWELRAMGGAPKFEESQSLPDVDYAGFARSVGLEGINVEDPGDLASAWRTAFAADRPTVLDVRCDAEVPPIPPHATFEQMKSVTESVLKGDPEAFHLMFQGAKTKLQEFLPGRSR, encoded by the coding sequence ATGACCGAGACCGTCGGCGACTACCTGCTTTCGCGACTGCGCGATTGGGGCGTGGAGCAGGTGTTCGCGTACCCCGGGGACGGGATCAACGGTCTCGTCGCGTCGTTCGGCAAGGCGGACAACCAGCCGCGCTTCGTACAGGCCCGGCACGAGGAAATGGCCGCCTTCTCCGCGGTCGGCTACGCGAAGTTCAGCGGGGCCGTCGGCGTGTGCATGGCGACGTCCGGGCCGGGTGCGATCCACCTGCTGAACGGGCTCTACGACGCGAAACTCGACCACGTCCCGGTCGTCGCGATCGTCGGGCAGACCGCGCGCACCGCGATGGGCGGCAGCTACCAGCAGGAGGTCGAACTCCAGGCGCTGTACCGGGATGTGGCGAACGAATACTGCATCGAGGTGAACGTCGCCGAGCAGCTGCCCAACGCGCTCGACCGCGCGTTCCGGGTGGCGCAGGCGTCCCGCACGCCGACGGCGCTGATCATCCCGGCGGACCTGCAGGAAGAGCCCTACGAACCGCCGCAGCACGCGTTCAAGCAGATGCCGTCGAGCCCGCCCGGGACCGCGTGGCCGAATCCGGTGCCGCCCGAACCCGCTCTCAGCGAGGCCGCCGACGTGCTCAACGCCGGGAAGAAGGTCGCGATCCTCGTCGGGCAGGGCGCTCGCCGCGCGGCCGAAGAGGTGCGCGAGGTCGCGGACCTCACCGGGGCCGGAGTGGCGAAAGCGTTGCTGGGCAAGGACGTTCTCGCCGACGATCTGCCCTATGTGACCGGTGCGATCGGACTGCTCGGCACACGGCCGAGCTACGAGATGATGCGCGACTGCGACACGCTGCTGATCGTCGGGTCCAACTTCCCCTACAGCCAGTTCCTGCCGGAGTACGGCCAGGCCCGCGCGGTGCAGATCGACATCGACGGCCGGTTCATCGGCATGCGCTACCCGACCGAGGTCAACCTGGTCGGCGACGCCGCCGCGACCCTGCGCGCGCTGCTGCCGAAGCTGCACCGGGCGGAAAACCGTTCGTGGCGCGAGAAAATCGAGAAAAACGTCGCCGACTGGTGGACCACCATGGACCAGCAGGCGGAGGTCGACGCGAAACCGGTCAACCCGATGCGGATCGTGCACGAACTGTCGAAGCAGATCCCGGGCAACGCGATGGTCACCGCCGATTCCGGCTCGTCGACCAACTGGTACGCGCGCAATCTCCGGATCCGCGACGGCATCCGCGCCACGCTGTCCGGCACCCTCGCGACGATGGGCCCCGGCGTGCCGTACGCGATCGGGGCCAAGTTCGCGCATCCCGACCGCCCGGCGATCGCGCTGGTCGGCGACGGCGCGATGCAGATGAACGGCTTGGCCGAGCTGATCACCATCGCCCGCTACCAGGGGTTGTGGACGGATCCGCGGTGCATCATCTGCGTGTTCCACAACAATGACCTCAACCAGGTCACGTGGGAGCTGCGCGCGATGGGCGGCGCACCGAAATTCGAGGAATCGCAGTCGCTGCCGGACGTCGACTACGCCGGTTTCGCGCGCAGCGTCGGCCTCGAAGGGATCAACGTCGAGGACCCGGGCGATCTCGCTTCGGCCTGGCGCACCGCGTTCGCCGCGGACCGGCCGACGGTGCTGGACGTGCGGTGCGACGCCGAGGTGCCGCCGATCCCGCCGCACGCGACGTTCGAGCAGATGAAATCCGTGACCGAGTCGGTTTTGAAGGGCGATCCGGAAGCGTTCCACCTGATGTTCCAGGGCGCGAAGACGAAGCTGCAGGAATTCCTGCCCGGGCGGTCGCGGTGA
- a CDS encoding enolase C-terminal domain-like protein yields the protein MTIAAPHIERIDARAYQVPTPTPEADGTLAWDSTTLVVARVRAGGTDGLGWTYADFSCAPLIEGKLASAITGMPVLDPPACWSAMQHAIRNLGRAGLVSCALSAVDIAIWDAAARLLDVPLSRLLGRVHDEVDVYGSGGFTSQDDDELAAQLEYWVRKQHIPRVKIKIGEAWGSAVARDIGRVRLARETIGDDAALYVDANGGYSVGRARRIADTLREFGVTWFEEPVSSDDLPGLAQLRTPDGPDIAAGEYGYDLPYFARMLPAVDCLQVDVTRCGGYTEWRRVAALAAAANREVSAHCAPNLSAHAAAATPNFRHIEWFADHDRIERELFYGGLDPSGGRVAPSMSVAGHGLRLHTDAAAEYAVKEGR from the coding sequence GTGACGATCGCCGCCCCGCACATCGAACGGATCGACGCGCGCGCCTACCAGGTGCCGACCCCCACGCCGGAGGCCGACGGCACGCTCGCCTGGGATTCCACGACGCTCGTCGTGGCCCGGGTGCGCGCCGGCGGCACCGACGGACTCGGCTGGACGTACGCCGATTTCTCCTGCGCCCCGCTGATCGAAGGCAAACTGGCGTCGGCGATCACCGGAATGCCGGTCTTGGACCCGCCCGCGTGCTGGAGCGCGATGCAGCACGCGATCCGGAACCTCGGCCGCGCCGGTTTGGTCTCTTGTGCACTGTCCGCTGTGGACATCGCGATCTGGGACGCCGCCGCGCGACTGCTCGACGTCCCGCTGAGCCGGCTGCTCGGCCGGGTGCACGACGAGGTCGATGTCTATGGCAGCGGCGGATTCACCTCACAGGATGACGACGAACTGGCCGCACAGCTGGAATACTGGGTACGGAAGCAGCACATTCCGCGCGTGAAAATCAAAATCGGCGAGGCGTGGGGCAGCGCGGTAGCCCGCGACATCGGCCGTGTTCGCCTGGCGCGCGAGACGATCGGGGACGACGCCGCGCTGTACGTCGACGCGAACGGCGGCTATTCGGTCGGCCGGGCTCGCCGGATCGCCGACACGTTGCGCGAGTTCGGCGTGACCTGGTTCGAGGAACCGGTGTCCAGCGACGATCTCCCCGGCCTCGCCCAGCTGCGCACCCCGGACGGCCCGGACATCGCCGCCGGCGAGTACGGCTACGACCTGCCCTACTTCGCCCGGATGCTGCCTGCGGTCGATTGCCTCCAGGTCGACGTGACACGGTGCGGCGGCTACACGGAATGGCGTCGCGTCGCCGCGCTGGCGGCTGCCGCGAACCGCGAGGTTTCCGCGCACTGCGCACCGAATCTGTCCGCACACGCCGCTGCGGCGACCCCGAATTTCCGGCACATCGAATGGTTCGCCGACCACGACCGGATCGAACGAGAACTCTTCTACGGCGGCCTGGACCCCAGCGGCGGCCGGGTAGCCCCGTCGATGTCGGTCGCCGGGCACGGGCTCCGCCTGCATACCGACGCCGCCGCCGAGTACGCGGTCAAGGAGGGCCGATGA